The following are from one region of the Capsicum annuum cultivar UCD-10X-F1 chromosome 1, UCD10Xv1.1, whole genome shotgun sequence genome:
- the LOC107856217 gene encoding phylloplanin has protein sequence MASTKLFLIFLLAALIATPVALAQLGGLLGGLLGLIHVDGVLYCSLNRKIDVINGLNTPSFPNASVQLQCGAGNVVSDTTTNGSGVFSFVLDPLQNILSSLLSNCSLVVTTPLSTCNASLPSVGLLQSHLQLVGNTVSGGLLRIVNLIPAGFQLP, from the exons atggccTCAACAAAACTTTTTTTGATTTTCCTTTTGGCTGCATTAATTGCAACCCCCGTTGCATTAGCCCAATTAGGAGGACTTCTGGGTGGCCTTCTTGGCCTAATACATGTAGATGGGGTTCTATATTGCAGCCTTAACAGAAAAATCGATGTCATCAATGGACTCAACACCCCAAGTTTCCCTA ATGCATCAGTGCAATTGCAGTGCGGAGCAGGAAATGTAGTATCAGATACCACAACAAATGGATCGGGAGTATTTTCCTTTGTGTTGGATCCTCTTCAAAATATATTGTCATCACTACTGTCTAACTGCAGTCTTGTGGTTACAACTCCACTATCAACATGTAACGCTAGCTTACCATCTGTCGGGTTATTGCAGTCACACTTGCAGCTTGTTGGAAACACCGTTTCTGGCGGCCTTCTTCGTATTGTCAATTTAATTCCTGCTGGTTTTCAACTTCCTTAA